From Segatella copri, the proteins below share one genomic window:
- the rplV gene encoding 50S ribosomal protein L22: protein MGARKHIAAEKLKEARKNLYFAKLVGVPSSPRKMRYVVDMIRGMEVNRALGVLRFSKKQASADVEKLLRSAIANWEAKNNRKAEDGELYISKVFVDEGVTMKRMRPAPQGRGYRIRKRSNHVTLFVDAKTNDEK from the coding sequence ATGGGAGCAAGAAAACATATTGCGGCTGAGAAATTGAAAGAAGCCCGTAAAAACTTGTACTTCGCAAAGTTGGTAGGCGTTCCTTCTTCTCCACGTAAGATGCGCTATGTAGTAGACATGATTCGTGGTATGGAGGTTAACCGTGCACTCGGAGTACTTCGCTTCTCTAAGAAGCAGGCATCAGCTGATGTAGAGAAATTACTTCGTTCAGCTATCGCTAACTGGGAAGCTAAGAATAATCGCAAGGCTGAAGACGGTGAGCTTTATATCAGTAAGGTCTTCGTTGACGAAGGCGTTACAATGAAACGTATGAGACCTGCACCACAGGGTCGTGGTTATAGAATTCGTAAGCGTTCTAACCATGTAACTCTTTTTGTTGATGCAAAAACTAATGACGAAAAATAA
- the rpsC gene encoding 30S ribosomal protein S3 has product MGQKVNPISNRLGVIRGWDSNWFGGKNFGDNLVEDQKIRKYLNERLAKASISRIIIERTLKLVTITICTARPGIVIGKGGQDVDKLKEELKKLYKKDIQINIFEVKKPELDATIVGKNIATQIEHMIAYRRAIKMAVANTMRAGAEGIKVQITGRLNGAEMARKEMYKEGRTPLHTFRADIDYCQCEALTKVGLLGIKVWICRGEVYGKADLTPNFSQDNKSNNRGNGRSNNRGGNRKRNNNR; this is encoded by the coding sequence ATGGGACAGAAAGTTAATCCGATTAGTAACCGACTTGGTGTTATCCGTGGTTGGGATTCAAATTGGTTCGGTGGTAAGAACTTCGGTGATAACCTCGTTGAGGATCAGAAAATCCGTAAGTATCTTAACGAGCGTCTTGCTAAAGCAAGCATTTCTCGTATTATTATCGAACGTACATTGAAACTTGTTACCATTACTATTTGTACAGCCCGTCCAGGTATTGTCATTGGTAAAGGTGGTCAGGATGTTGATAAGTTGAAGGAAGAGTTGAAGAAGCTTTATAAGAAAGATATTCAGATCAACATCTTCGAGGTTAAAAAGCCTGAGCTTGATGCTACTATAGTTGGTAAGAATATTGCGACTCAGATTGAGCACATGATTGCTTATCGTCGCGCTATCAAGATGGCAGTTGCTAACACCATGCGTGCTGGCGCTGAGGGTATCAAGGTACAGATTACAGGTCGTCTGAATGGTGCTGAAATGGCACGTAAAGAAATGTACAAAGAGGGTCGTACTCCTCTTCATACATTCCGCGCAGACATCGACTATTGCCAGTGCGAGGCACTTACAAAGGTAGGTTTGCTTGGTATTAAGGTTTGGATTTGCCGTGGTGAGGTTTATGGTAAGGCTGATCTTACTCCAAACTTCTCACAGGACAATAAGAGCAACAACCGTGGTAACGGTCGCTCTAACAACCGTGGTGGTAATCGTAAAAGAAACAATAACCGTTAA
- the rplP gene encoding 50S ribosomal protein L16, with protein sequence MLQPKRVKYRRPQDGRGNKGNAHRGTQLAFGSFGIKTLESKWIDSRQIEAARVALNRYMNRQGQVWIRIFPDKPITRKPADVRMGKGKGDPAGWVAPVTPGRILFEVEGVSFDIAKEGLRLCAQKLPVKTKFIVRRDYDKNA encoded by the coding sequence ATGTTACAGCCAAAAAGAGTTAAATATAGAAGACCTCAAGATGGTCGTGGCAACAAAGGCAACGCTCACAGAGGTACACAATTGGCTTTCGGTTCTTTTGGTATCAAAACTCTTGAATCAAAGTGGATCGATAGTCGTCAGATTGAGGCAGCTCGTGTAGCATTGAACCGCTATATGAACCGTCAAGGTCAGGTCTGGATTAGAATTTTCCCTGATAAGCCAATCACTCGCAAGCCTGCTGATGTCCGTATGGGTAAAGGTAAGGGTGATCCAGCAGGATGGGTTGCACCTGTTACACCAGGTAGAATTCTCTTCGAAGTTGAAGGAGTTAGTTTCGATATTGCAAAAGAAGGTCTTCGCCTTTGCGCTCAGAAACTTCCTGTTAAGACTAAGTTTATTGTTAGACGTGATTACGATAAAAACGCTTAA
- the rpmC gene encoding 50S ribosomal protein L29 gives MKIAEIKNIETKELVEKLEAAVDALNKKKINHNVTPLENPSEIKVARRDIARMKTELRQRELNK, from the coding sequence ATGAAGATTGCAGAAATTAAAAATATCGAGACCAAAGAATTGGTTGAGAAGTTGGAGGCAGCTGTTGATGCTTTGAACAAGAAGAAGATCAATCATAATGTAACTCCACTTGAGAATCCATCAGAGATTAAGGTTGCTCGTCGTGATATTGCACGTATGAAAACTGAACTTCGTCAGAGAGAACTTAACAAATAA
- the rpsQ gene encoding 30S ribosomal protein S17, which produces MVQMETRNLRKVRQGVVISNKMDKTIVIAAKFKEMHPIYGKFVQKTKKYHAHDENNEANVGDTVMIMETRPLSKTKRWRLVQIVEKAK; this is translated from the coding sequence ATGGTCCAGATGGAAACAAGAAATTTAAGAAAAGTAAGACAGGGTGTTGTTATTAGCAACAAGATGGATAAAACCATTGTTATTGCAGCTAAGTTCAAGGAGATGCACCCTATTTATGGTAAATTTGTCCAGAAGACAAAGAAGTACCATGCACATGACGAGAATAATGAGGCTAACGTAGGTGATACAGTTATGATCATGGAGACTCGTCCTCTGTCTAAGACAAAGAGATGGAGATTAGTACAAATTGTAGAAAAAGCTAAGTAA
- the rplN gene encoding 50S ribosomal protein L14, with product MIQTESRLTVCDNSGAREALCIRVLGGTGRRYASVGDVIVVAVKNVIPSSDLKKGAVSKALIVRTKKEIRRADGSYIRFDDNACVLLNNAGELRGSRIFGPVARELRAVNMKVVSLAPEVL from the coding sequence ATGATACAGACTGAATCAAGACTTACAGTATGTGATAACAGCGGTGCTCGTGAGGCTCTTTGCATTCGAGTTCTCGGTGGTACAGGCCGTCGTTACGCTAGCGTTGGTGACGTTATTGTTGTTGCAGTCAAGAACGTTATCCCATCAAGTGATTTGAAGAAGGGTGCAGTATCAAAGGCTTTGATTGTTCGCACAAAGAAGGAAATTCGTCGTGCAGATGGTTCTTACATCCGTTTCGATGACAACGCTTGTGTATTGCTTAACAATGCAGGTGAGCTTCGTGGTAGCCGTATCTTCGGTCCTGTTGCTCGTGAGCTTCGTGCAGTAAATATGAAAGTCGTTTCTTTGGCACCTGAGGTTCTTTAA
- the rplX gene encoding 50S ribosomal protein L24, with protein MSKLHIKKGDTVIVIAGADKGKTGKVLKVLVEENRAIVEGVHMVSKSTKPSAKNPQGGIVKQEAPIHISNLSLIDPKSGKATRVAIKHEGKNVVRIAKKSGEEIK; from the coding sequence ATGAGTAAGTTACATATTAAGAAAGGCGATACCGTTATCGTTATTGCCGGTGCAGATAAGGGCAAGACTGGTAAGGTGCTTAAGGTCCTCGTTGAGGAGAACCGTGCTATCGTAGAAGGTGTGCACATGGTTTCTAAGAGCACTAAGCCATCTGCTAAGAATCCTCAGGGAGGTATTGTTAAGCAGGAGGCTCCTATTCATATCTCAAATTTGAGTTTGATTGATCCTAAGAGTGGCAAGGCTACTCGTGTTGCTATCAAGCATGAGGGTAAAAACGTTGTTCGCATCGCTAAAAAGTCAGGGGAGGAAATCAAGTAA
- the rplE gene encoding 50S ribosomal protein L5 → MDTAQLKKVYKETIAPALQKQFNYSSAMEIPVLKKIVINQGLGDATQDKKIVDVAINEITAITGQKAVATYSKKDIANFKLRKKMPIGVMVTLRRERMYEFLEKLVRVSLPRIRDFKGIESKFDGRGNYTLGITEQIIFPEINIDEIDRIQGMNITFVTTAKTDEEGFALLKAFGLPFKNANKD, encoded by the coding sequence ATGGATACAGCACAGTTAAAGAAAGTATATAAGGAGACAATCGCTCCTGCTCTTCAGAAGCAGTTCAACTACTCTTCAGCTATGGAGATTCCAGTATTGAAGAAGATTGTCATCAATCAGGGTCTTGGTGATGCTACTCAGGACAAGAAAATTGTTGATGTAGCAATCAATGAGATTACTGCTATCACCGGTCAGAAGGCTGTTGCTACATATTCTAAAAAGGATATTGCAAACTTCAAGCTTCGTAAGAAGATGCCTATCGGTGTTATGGTAACATTGCGTCGTGAGCGTATGTACGAGTTCTTGGAGAAACTCGTTCGTGTTTCTCTTCCTCGTATTCGCGACTTCAAGGGTATTGAGAGCAAGTTTGATGGTCGTGGTAACTATACATTAGGTATCACAGAGCAGATTATCTTCCCTGAGATTAATATCGATGAGATCGATCGTATTCAGGGTATGAATATTACCTTCGTAACAACAGCTAAGACTGATGAAGAAGGTTTTGCTCTTTTGAAGGCTTTTGGTCTTCCATTCAAGAACGCAAATAAAGATTAA
- the rpsN gene encoding 30S ribosomal protein S14: MAKESMKAREVKRAKLVARYAEKREALKKIIATSNDPAEAYEAARKLQAIPKNANPIRLHNRCKITGRPKGYIRQFGISRIQFREMASAGLIPGVKKASW, from the coding sequence ATGGCAAAAGAATCAATGAAAGCTCGCGAGGTTAAGCGTGCAAAGCTTGTAGCTCGTTACGCTGAAAAGCGCGAAGCACTGAAAAAGATTATTGCAACTTCTAATGATCCAGCCGAAGCATACGAGGCAGCTCGTAAGCTTCAGGCTATCCCTAAGAATGCAAACCCAATCCGTCTTCACAATCGTTGCAAGATTACTGGTCGTCCAAAGGGTTATATCCGTCAGTTCGGTATTTCTCGTATCCAGTTCCGTGAGATGGCTTCTGCTGGTTTGATTCCAGGTGTAAAGAAGGCTAGCTGGTAA
- the rpsH gene encoding 30S ribosomal protein S8: MTDPIADYLTRLRNAIMAHHRVVEVPASNLKKEITKILFEKGYILNYKFVEDGPQGSIKVALKYNPTTKQNAIKCLKRVSTPGLRKYTGYKDMPRVINGLGIAILSTSKGVMTDKEASDLKIGGEVLCYIY; encoded by the coding sequence ATGACAGATCCAATAGCAGATTATCTGACAAGACTCAGAAATGCAATCATGGCTCATCACCGTGTTGTAGAAGTTCCTGCGTCTAACTTGAAGAAAGAGATCACTAAGATCCTCTTCGAGAAAGGTTACATCCTCAATTACAAGTTTGTAGAGGATGGTCCTCAGGGCTCAATTAAGGTTGCCTTGAAGTACAACCCAACTACAAAGCAAAACGCTATCAAGTGTTTGAAGCGCGTGTCAACTCCAGGTTTGCGTAAGTATACCGGTTACAAGGACATGCCAAGAGTTATTAACGGATTAGGTATTGCAATCTTATCTACATCCAAAGGTGTAATGACAGACAAAGAAGCTTCTGATCTTAAGATCGGTGGCGAGGTTCTTTGCTATATTTATTAA
- the rplF gene encoding 50S ribosomal protein L6 — MSRIGKLPISIPAGVTVNYDEVSHVCTVKGPKGELSQWIDPSIKFNNADGHISFEIDENSPVNIKQKQAFHGLYRSLVNNMVVGVSAGYTKVLELVGVGYRVSNQGNIIEFALGYTHPIFIQLPKEIKVETKSERNQNPILTLESCDKQLLGLVCAKIRSFRKPEPYKGKGILFKGEVIRRKSGKSASAK; from the coding sequence ATGTCTAGAATAGGAAAATTGCCAATTAGTATCCCTGCAGGTGTTACTGTAAATTATGATGAGGTTTCTCATGTTTGTACAGTAAAGGGCCCTAAGGGTGAACTTTCTCAGTGGATTGATCCATCTATCAAGTTTAATAATGCAGATGGTCATATTAGCTTTGAAATCGATGAAAATAGTCCTGTAAATATTAAGCAGAAGCAGGCTTTCCACGGTTTGTATCGCTCTCTCGTTAACAACATGGTTGTTGGTGTAAGCGCTGGTTATACAAAGGTTTTGGAATTGGTAGGTGTTGGTTATCGTGTTTCTAACCAGGGTAATATCATTGAGTTTGCTTTGGGTTACACTCACCCTATTTTCATCCAGTTGCCTAAGGAGATTAAGGTTGAGACTAAGTCTGAAAGAAACCAGAACCCAATCTTGACATTGGAGTCTTGCGACAAGCAGTTGTTGGGACTCGTTTGTGCAAAAATTCGTTCTTTCCGCAAGCCTGAGCCTTATAAAGGTAAGGGTATCCTCTTTAAGGGTGAAGTTATTCGCAGAAAGTCTGGTAAGAGTGCTTCAGCTAAGTAA
- the rplR gene encoding 50S ribosomal protein L18, producing the protein MTTKKVERRIKIKFRIRKSVNGTAERPRLSVFRSNKQIYAQVINDLTGTTLASASSLGLEKMPKQEQATKVGELIAEKAKAAGVEAVVFDRNGYLYHGRVKQLAEGARNGGLKF; encoded by the coding sequence ATGACAACAAAGAAAGTAGAAAGACGAATTAAGATAAAGTTCCGCATTCGTAAGAGTGTGAACGGTACAGCTGAGCGTCCACGTCTTAGTGTATTCCGCTCTAACAAGCAGATTTACGCTCAGGTTATTAACGATTTGACAGGCACTACACTTGCATCAGCTTCTTCACTCGGTTTGGAGAAGATGCCTAAGCAGGAGCAGGCAACTAAGGTTGGCGAGCTCATTGCTGAGAAGGCTAAGGCTGCTGGCGTTGAGGCAGTAGTTTTCGACCGTAATGGTTACCTTTACCATGGTCGTGTAAAGCAGTTGGCTGAAGGTGCTCGTAATGGTGGTCTTAAATTTTAA
- the rpsE gene encoding 30S ribosomal protein S5 — protein sequence MAMDKVKVNNEEVLKDRLVAINRVTKVTKGGRTFTFAAIVVVGDGNGVIGYGLGKAGEVTAAIAKGTEAAKKNLVKVPVLKGTVPHEVETSFGGAKVLIKPAAAGTGLKAGGAMRAVLESVGIKDVIAKSKGSSNAHNLVKATIAALAEMRDAYTVAGERGISMDKVFNG from the coding sequence ATGGCAATGGATAAAGTAAAAGTAAATAACGAAGAAGTACTTAAGGATCGCTTGGTTGCTATCAACCGTGTAACTAAGGTTACAAAGGGTGGTCGTACTTTCACATTCGCTGCTATCGTCGTTGTAGGTGACGGTAATGGCGTAATCGGCTACGGCCTTGGTAAGGCAGGTGAGGTTACTGCTGCTATCGCAAAGGGTACTGAAGCTGCTAAGAAGAACTTGGTAAAGGTTCCTGTACTCAAGGGTACTGTTCCTCATGAGGTTGAAACTTCATTTGGTGGTGCTAAGGTTCTTATTAAGCCAGCTGCTGCCGGTACTGGTTTGAAGGCCGGTGGTGCTATGCGTGCAGTACTTGAGAGCGTAGGTATCAAGGATGTCATCGCTAAGTCTAAGGGTTCTTCAAATGCCCATAACCTTGTGAAGGCTACTATCGCAGCTCTTGCAGAGATGCGTGATGCTTATACTGTAGCAGGTGAGCGTGGTATCAGTATGGATAAAGTATTTAACGGTTAA
- the rpmD gene encoding 50S ribosomal protein L30, translated as MATIKIKQIKSKIGAPVDQKRTLACLGLHKISQVVEVEDTPSNRGMIRKVHHLVSVVD; from the coding sequence ATGGCAACAATTAAAATCAAGCAGATTAAGAGTAAAATCGGTGCTCCAGTAGATCAGAAGCGTACTCTCGCTTGTCTTGGTCTCCACAAGATTTCTCAGGTTGTTGAGGTAGAGGATACTCCTAGCAACCGTGGTATGATCCGTAAGGTTCATCACCTCGTAAGTGTAGTTGATTAA
- the rplO gene encoding 50S ribosomal protein L15, with translation MKLNNLKPAAGSTHSRRRIGRGPGSGLGGTSTRGHKGAKARSGYKRKIGFEGGQMPLQRRVPKAGFKNINHKEYFAVNLSTLQALAEAKNLTKIGIEELKAAGLTNGKELVKVLGNGELKAKLEVEANAFSKTAEEAIKAVGGNATII, from the coding sequence ATGAAATTAAATAATTTGAAACCTGCTGCAGGTTCTACCCATTCACGTCGTCGTATTGGTCGTGGTCCAGGTTCTGGTCTCGGTGGTACTTCTACACGTGGTCATAAGGGTGCCAAGGCTCGTTCTGGTTATAAGAGAAAGATTGGTTTCGAAGGTGGTCAGATGCCATTGCAGCGTCGTGTTCCAAAGGCTGGTTTTAAGAATATCAACCATAAGGAGTACTTCGCAGTAAACCTTTCAACTCTTCAGGCTCTTGCTGAAGCAAAGAACCTTACTAAAATCGGTATTGAGGAACTTAAGGCTGCTGGCCTCACAAACGGCAAGGAGCTTGTAAAGGTTCTCGGTAACGGTGAACTTAAAGCAAAATTGGAAGTTGAAGCTAATGCTTTCTCAAAGACTGCCGAAGAAGCAATCAAGGCAGTAGGTGGTAACGCAACTATAATCTAA
- the secY gene encoding preprotein translocase subunit SecY — translation MKKFIETLKNCWKIEDLRQRLLITLLFTAIYRFGSFVVLPGINPGMLEKLQSQTSGGLMSLLDMFSGGAFSNASIFALGIMPYISASIVMQLLAVAVPYFQKMQREGESGRKKIQWYTRVLTVAILVFQAPSYLLNLKMQAANALATGISWTVFMIPATIILAAGSMFILWLGERITDKGVGNGISLIIMIGIIARLPQAFVQEVTSRLQAISGGGLIMFIVEILILYAVVCASILLVQGTRKIPVQYAKRLVGNKQYGGARQYIPLKLFAANVMPIIFAQALMFIPLAIVRYQSENASSVVQQLMDNRSLLYNVVYVILVIAFTYFYTAITLNPTQMAEDMKRNNGFIPGVKPGKDTAEYIDTVMSRITLPGSLFIAFIAIMPALAGLLDVQQAFSQFFGGTSLLILVGVVIDTLQQIESHLLMRHYDGLLNSGHTRQGGVAAY, via the coding sequence ATGAAAAAGTTTATTGAGACACTAAAGAACTGTTGGAAGATAGAGGATCTCCGTCAGAGACTCCTCATTACTCTTCTGTTTACGGCTATTTACCGTTTTGGCTCGTTTGTGGTACTTCCAGGTATCAATCCGGGCATGTTGGAAAAACTTCAGTCGCAGACCTCTGGCGGTCTTATGTCGCTATTGGACATGTTCTCTGGTGGTGCATTTTCCAATGCATCTATCTTTGCACTCGGAATTATGCCTTATATCTCAGCTTCAATCGTTATGCAGCTTCTTGCTGTTGCTGTACCTTATTTCCAGAAGATGCAGCGCGAGGGCGAGAGCGGCCGCAAAAAAATACAATGGTATACTAGAGTCCTGACTGTGGCCATTTTGGTCTTTCAGGCTCCTAGTTACCTTTTGAATTTGAAAATGCAGGCTGCCAATGCTCTAGCCACAGGTATTAGTTGGACGGTATTCATGATACCGGCAACAATTATCTTGGCCGCAGGAAGTATGTTTATCCTTTGGTTAGGTGAGCGTATCACTGACAAGGGAGTAGGTAATGGTATCTCTCTTATTATTATGATTGGTATTATCGCCCGTTTGCCACAGGCTTTCGTTCAGGAGGTAACTTCTCGTTTGCAGGCAATTTCAGGTGGTGGTCTTATCATGTTCATTGTAGAGATTCTTATCCTTTATGCTGTAGTCTGTGCATCAATTCTTTTGGTGCAAGGTACACGTAAGATCCCTGTTCAGTATGCTAAACGCTTGGTTGGAAATAAGCAATATGGTGGTGCACGTCAGTACATCCCTTTGAAACTTTTTGCAGCTAACGTAATGCCTATCATCTTTGCACAGGCTTTAATGTTTATTCCATTGGCAATAGTTCGCTATCAGTCTGAAAATGCTAGTAGTGTTGTTCAGCAGTTGATGGATAATCGTAGCTTGCTATATAATGTTGTTTATGTAATCTTGGTTATTGCATTTACTTATTTCTATACAGCTATTACATTGAATCCTACTCAGATGGCTGAGGATATGAAACGTAACAATGGTTTCATTCCTGGCGTAAAACCAGGAAAGGATACAGCTGAGTACATTGATACCGTAATGTCTCGTATTACTTTACCAGGTTCGTTATTTATTGCGTTTATTGCAATCATGCCTGCATTAGCAGGACTTCTCGATGTACAGCAAGCTTTCTCTCAATTCTTTGGAGGTACATCTCTATTGATTTTGGTTGGTGTTGTCATTGACACATTACAACAAATCGAGAGTCATTTGCTTATGCGCCACTATGATGGTCTTTTGAATTCAGGCCATACGCGTCAGGGTGGTGTTGCTGCATATTAA